Part of the Vigna unguiculata cultivar IT97K-499-35 chromosome 3, ASM411807v1, whole genome shotgun sequence genome, AAGGCATGAATCTCACCAAAAAGAAACTCATCCCCATCCTTGTTTTGATCCTTTCTATCATATCAATCCTCAGACTTCTGAGCCTCAATGTCAAGACTTCACCCTTTTCAACTGGGTTATCTGCTTTGTTTCCAGCTCCTCAGCACAATTGTTCTTCTTCACCTTTGTCCACCTGCAACAAAATCGCATCACACACTCCCAACACCACAACCACCCTGACAGAAAAAGAATTCAGAGTTCTTTCAGATCTCATTGCTCTTAAATCCCCATGCAACCTTCTTATATTTGGATTTCAACCCCAGTACCTCACCCTCTCAAACATGAATGCTGCTGGTAGCACCATCTTTCTCGATGATGACCCTGATAAAATAAGCAAGGCAAGAATAAACTCCAACAACACTCAAATATACAGATTTGAGTATAacatgccaacaaaagcaggtTACAAACTGCTGAAGCACGCAAGGCAGAACCCAGCTGCGTGTGTACCAGATCCTAGATTCCTTCAAAAATCAAAATGCAAGCTTGCATTGGGAAACTTACCATTACAGGTGTATGAGAAGAAGTGGGATGTTATGGTGGTGGATGGACCCAGTGGGGATTCACCAGAATCACCAGGCAGAATGGGGTCCATTTACACTACTAGTGTACTAGCAAGAGCAGGGAATGCTTCAGATGTAATAGTACATGATGTAGATCGTATCATAGAGAAATGGTTTTCATGGGAGTTCTTGTGTGATGAGAATTTGTTGTATTCTAAAGGGAAGTTATGGCATTTCAGAATCAGAGGTCTCTCAAATTCCACAACATTCTGCCCTGTTCAGGCAGGGATATAgtattcaatttcattttatttctctgttacaaatatgaatatactAAACTCACTAATCTATTAGCTTTTTTCACCCTAAACGTGCCACCGGAGAAACTCTGTTTCAATTTCAACTCCCTGACTATCTATCATAAACATATACAATTAGTGCCTCAAATGATGATAAATGTGAGGCAAATACAGGTTATATTGCTATAGGAATGAAAGCaaaaacaaaaagcaaaagAGACAAGGGAAGAGGGGTAATTGATGACGGAAAATTGAGAGTAATTTCACAGACCTAGTTTTAAAAGCTTAGGGTCAAAACGTAGTGTCAAACCCACAATTGGATCTGTTGTTTGAACTCGTTGATCTTGATTTTCTTGAGGAATTAGGTTTTCACTTCTATTCTCAAAGTAGTCGTGCGATTCCCAGCAAATAAAACTCGTGTGTTTAGCAATGAAGGAGACGTAATCATAATGGAATAGGCAAATTGGATCACCCTAATCCTATTCTGCTTGATTGTAGTTAGATCTAAACATTATTAATCAGTTGCTATTCAATATATCTACAATTAAAGATAAAGCTGAATAACTGGTAACTGTGTTGGCATTCTACCATCTCAGATTTGATAGACATAATagaagaaaacagaaaacatcaaaggaagtaaaaacagatataAAAGTACAAACATACATTTCAAGAAGAAAACTACAATCCTTGATCATGAAAGACGTGCAATTAGATACCTAAAATTTAGGCAAAACTTCAGATCCATTGATCTTGCAACCAGAGCAATGATTCAGGTgacataacataaaaaattaacaaaaagacACACAGGAAAAGGACCATATGAAGTTACCCACCAAGGAGTGCAGAAACTCGTGTATTCATATTCCGATGATTAACAGATATATACCTACCCACtatcacaaacacaaacaaaaaaagaCAAAGGATCTCACCGCTTTATTAGTGGGAGTAAGTGGTAACCTTGGCACCATCGAGAGAATGACTTCCATTGTCAATTGAAAACACACTGAACATAAGTGCCGGTTCAGGAATCTTCCATTGTTACCCGATCGATATCTATATTCATACATACGTACAAGGGGAATCCCACAATTACACCAAATCATGTTTTCAAAGTGTTTTATAGTGTGTATATCAATGAAGGAGCTGATTTTGcaaaatgataataaacacTTGTGAATTAATCAATATTGGCATGGTTGAGAATGAACTGATTATGCACATCAGTGCAACCAAATAGTTCAAAAacagtttttttctttctttctttttgagTACGTTTCATTTAAGGAAAAGATAATAACACCCAGAATTATATTGGTTCAACATCTGAAGATACTTATATCCTGTTGCTTAATCATCTCCATTAAATCAATccattaatttcaaatttctacAAACAtcatacaaaaaagaaaaataagaaatacaGCACATCATAAAATTTAACTCTACAAGATCACTTACAATCTCTCGTGTGAAACTCTCTTAACAACCCTATTCAAGAACAATAAAActtaaaggaaaaagaaaattatgcagCAAGATTACCTGGATAAATTTCAGCTGAAACCAGTAAGAAAAGAAATACCGATTGATCTATGATCTTGATTCCATGATTATTATAGAAAAACTCCAATAAGATGTTTCTTAGAAtgcaaaactaaaaatattttgaaagatttcGTAGATGTTAAACTTttagttaatttatatttataaagaatatGAAACATAACGTTGTAGGTATTACAGTTTTAACCTATTAAAGTTACATTTTAACCGGTTACAATAGCGAGAACTCGTCCTTTAAAATGTAAGTGATTTTAATAAACTACGATAAAGATTTAAACCGCAATATATGGATTGGGCTCATGTTCATTGGTATTGTATCTTCCCAGTGAAATCTCCTTCTctgtaaacctaacaagtggtatcagaacCGATGGTTAAAACCAGTTCAGACGAGTGTCGTATGATCCTTGTATCAAAAGTCTTCTTGACAAGAATTctaggtaagcgtgtcccgttaaaaACGACAATACAAAAAAAGGCAAAAAAAAGTACTCGTGGTTGAGAATGCTTCTATTGCAGGaagagtgtaccaatgtggttgaagggactgaCCCTTGAGAGGGAGATGGTTAAGAATCTAAGTATGAGTCTAAATCTCACATTGGCtataaatgagaaagtagagcactatataagaataaagactcataaacctATTGTGTTAAGATTTTGGGGTGAGAGTgatgtcaatgccttatgtggttggactcaagtctcattggtgttgtatctcctcCGTGAAACCCTCTCTATAGACCCATCAATATCTTGTAGAACTTTCACTCTCTGAAGTTTTTCCATGTGAGCTTAAATTATACTTTCGATGagagtttttttctttaaatttgagaTTGAGACCTAAGACGGTTTAAATTACCCTTCATCCTTTCACCCTTTGAGACACATTTTAAGAACAAAACCATGAGAAAACCATACTCCAAAGCAGACAATATCTCAGATGCATGGTGATTAACCCTAACAATGTCACTCAGCGGACTTGGACTTGAAATCGTTAGGCTGATATCTAAGGACAATACATCAAATGCAAGGTGATTGACCCTAAACCCAATAGTTGACTACTTTTGTACTTAATTTGTGATTGACAATAGATGATCCAGTTTAGCTTTGCGCAAAAATAGTCTACAGCTCTATTAAATTCTTCCTTCTAGAGTTggttgttttattaaaatagttaaaggGAAGATAAAACTTGAAAATAAGATAACTAAACAATGTAACAAATACGTAGTGAAATTTAATGTAGTgcaagatataaaatataatcaaactaAATAAGAAACTCGTCAAACATTTAACCTAAAAGAAAGTAAACCTTATTTTCAAAAgccttcaaatttaaaatttgtataaagaATCTTCTCTAAGGTCTAGACCAaaattcttccttctctttctAAGTGAATGAAGAAGTGGTGGTAAAAACACAAACCAATAAAAATCAAGATGAGGAAGCAAAGTAAATTAAGGAGTGGTattaaattctttaataaagaaaaaaacataaataaaaaataaccaatTTTCAACTATTGagatttttgttaattaaaaagTCAATATGTCATTTTTAGTAAATCAAAATCAAGGTAGTTAATTAAGcaatgtgaaaaaaatattttagtttgctTCCGAGTTCATTTTAGCCAATTCAAATAGCTTTTAGTCAACTAAAATCACTAAAGCctccattttaaattattaaaatttgcaACATGATCAAAGCAAGAAAATGAACTTAGATCATAAACTTTAAAACACATCcaattaaaactataattaaatatgtttttagtttataaacttGACATGAAATTAGAATTCCTCATTGTCCCAAACTTTGATACATGTTAGtccacaaattttaaaaataaatagatatacttttttttaacctaattgcGTTAAATTTTGTTAACGTGTTAAACACGTTTCAAGATTACGTTTAAGTTGCTTACAccattttaacatgtttaagCTCAAATGTCAACCTGAAATATTGTTTAatatgtcaaaaaaaaaatcaataatgttgggttaaaatgactatattcatttatcttgaaagtttagaaacaaaaatatatcaaaatttgagacaAAGACGAATTCTAATTTCGCATCCAAGTACAgggaataaaaacatatttcacctttaaattaaaacacaagtcaaaacacaaaaaaagtaGAATATGTCATTATCAAAGTTTGATATAATATctcaaacaaaatcaaaataatactcaaaaaaaaaaaaaaaacacaagtaTACAAAGAGAGATTGATGACCTTTACTATTTTCTCTAGACTTGAATAAGCCTTGAATAACCAAGAGAGATTGATGAGCCTCGAATAACCATCGTCAAAATATcacattcattttcaaaatacctatttttatgtttaattaaaagtgatcaaataagtattaaattattataaaggtTACATATACAATCGAAGAGGAAGATTATTGAAtccttaattaatttaacattgatcttatatatatatatatatatatatatatatatatatatatatgtaaagaaaaataaaatctatgaTTAGTAGACGCCAAGGACAGATTCGCCCCCATGTAAGGTAATAGTTAGGGTGACattatttatctaataaaaattaacgaTTCTTAATAATCATGTTACATGGGTGAAAATATTTACAATCTTTATGAATGAGTAATTAGTATGATATATTTGTTCTAATAAACTTTTTGATTCATCTAAtcaatataatcaaattatggCTGCTCAACTTAAAATCTCAGCCACCCAACATTGGAATTGGACATTCTGGGCAGAAGAAGGAATTGTGAAACTCAGATGATATACATAGTATGTACCTGATATCTGATAACCGACGGGGAAAACtatactctatatatatatatataattaaattttaggtATGATTAATAGGGCAAAGTGAAGGCGATGCTTTTAGTTGTTTATCATGTTCTTCTGCCCCATGATCCTATTCTGTATGATGAATTgtataagaaaaatgaagtcaCGACAACATGTGTACGTGGGCGTAACAAGAACTTGAGTTGATCTCTTTCCTGATGAATTTGGTAATCAAGCATCTGTAGAGCAGATACTCGCAAAGTCCAATAATGGAATATTAAAGGGTGCTCCACAATAATCTCACATGGTGTGACTCTACAAGCGTTTTAGTTTAGCAGGATCAGAACTTTCCTATACTTTCCAAAACTAGCTTCCTTTTTTACCTGATTGGTTAAATGATTGATTCAACAATCTTCCTCATTCCAttccatttttttccttttcttcttcctgcCTAGATAGACATGGAAAACGGTTCCCTCATTTTTGGAAATATTTCTCCTTTATGTCAGGAACAACTTTATATCAACTTTGCTCAACCTCAATCTTCACATGACAACATCAACAttcactattttctttttttatttttatattattatcattttcctCTCCTCTTCAAAGTAATTGACAAGCTTGGATTGTAGCTACATATTTTTCTCAACTTCCTAGCTAGTAGTTAAAGTAGTTctgaataattaaaccaaattatTAGTTGATTGAACTCAAATGTCATATATacttatattcattattaacctggtttcctttaTTTGCACCTCAATCCACACCAAAACGGGGGTGGATGAATCTCACAGTCTACGAAAAATTCACTAATCATAAGTACGGGTTGTTGTGTACTGTGCACTGCATATCCCTGCAATGCCGATGTAGATTTGGTTGTCCCAGATATTaacaatgaaataataaaaggaGATATCTTGTGTGTATGATGGTTCATGCATGTGTAACCATCGTGTATATGCACACATAATTTTCCCCAATCCAAGCAAAACAGTATCGCTTGACAATTATATGCGGACAACCTGAAAAGACAAATGTTAAGGTTTTGTCATGATGACTAGTTTGATGGATCGGAAAACATGTCCTACATCTTTACCGTGCTATCGACTTTCTGAACGAAATTGATTGATTGTTCTAGCATTTCTATGATTGtaaccaaataaaatatataagacaaTGCAACTGTGATTCAGCTGGACATATGTCGGAGTACGGTTTGATCATCATTCATCACCGAGCTCATCAATGTTTTATCTAAGTTTGGATTCAAAAATTAAGCATTATTGTTTTTCTGTGGTTCGTATTGTAGTTTTTGCCCCCGTTCCGAATTTCAAAAACAACCTAGAAGGACCCAACTTTTCCTCGTGGACGAGGagactataattattttgtttcagAAACccttttgattatatatatccCATCATTCTCCGatcattttgaattttcaaagGAAAAATATACTCATAATTGAGGCTGTTGCGCAACTATCtgcaaacaaaacaaacatcTCATTTTGATGAAAATAGTTTACGGGTGATACTGATCCTAAAATATGGAATTAAACAATGCTGATTTCAGTACCCTAGAGCAAAAAAGAAGCCATTTTGTTTGTTAAATCAAACATCCATAAAGAGGCAGAACAATTAAGGTTGGGacataatatcaaaatataggatgtatgtttaatatttttattattttgaaaaaaaaatgacctGAAAATAGCATTGTTGTTTTAGAAAAGGGACACGGAGGCAGTAACTTACTTTTGAAGCTTGTCGTGCAATAGTTGGTAACAAAGACCCCTAGTAGTTAGTAAGGCAATTCATGAACCCATAATATCTAGATTATtactgaataaaataaaatcatatggGAATAAATGGAAGACTAGATACAAATTTGACTTATCAGGATTGCGACTTCATGCCTTCCCTAACGTTTCTCAAACGTACTTTTCGCAAAGTCTATGATTTGCGCCCACTGGATACTTTTTCAGTTCATAATAGAATCAAAGTGGCTACTGTATTATTGTGTGACACCCTTGACCCTTTTCACTGTACGTATCTGAGTGTTATATTATTCAGATCAGAGGTTGCTTCACAATTGCAGACTACGATAATTCACTCTCTTGCTTTATTACTTGTTGCAAAGTTCAACTTGAGAATTGGATTTCAGGATTGTAGATAAtgatatgtatatttatagaaaatctcataagataaaaaattgtaGTGTTTCTTTCCTTACTTTCCCTAAtctaaaaacctttttttttttcgtacaGAGAAAAAAGGGGTTGCCGACATATCAAGCTAATTCCAGTCTTGCAACATCTTCGAAAAGGAGGACTACTGTTCACTGTTCTGATTGATGCTTTTAGTCAGTAATCCGATCCAAAATAGACAGGGATAGTGGGTGTTCGGTCTGTGATGTGCAAAAGTTAAGAAGTTGAATACAAGTGGATACAGCTATCTAGTCTTTGTGATTGGTGCTATACTATGCTTTTTGTTCCGATTCATTTGTTCTATCGTCATCCATCTTCCCAACTTGGCTCTTGTCTCACCAAGTTTATATCACCACTCCGTTATTCGCGATCAGTTTCAGCTAGCActctatatttttatacaataattaattaagcatATCCAAACTCAGATATTAACATATATAGAATGTAGTTAATTTTGCCTTAAAGGGCAATGGCAATAGCAATACAATAGTAACGCACTGTACTATAGCGCAGGTGAATAAGATAGAATGGACAGCAATGTAATGATTTAGAGGGAAGATCGCCCTTCTTAGACAACATTACTTTTGTGCATTCAATTAGGAGCAGAAACACAGAAGTTGCGGTAATAACTGGGTTTCAATCCTCGAGATATGTAATAAGAGCAATAATTATATAACAGACGTTTATGAAAAGTTGAAAACTACAGGTTCGGCACTGGTTACCACCACGCTGGTTCATTTCTGGACTGTGATTTATCCTTTTAACTGAAAAGGGTAAAAGAAACAGATTTGCAGAAATAATTTAAGGAAACAGGATTGGGTGCTCAGTCTTCAATCTCCGTCCTCTCACGGGACCTCACTCGCGTACGTAAGTATTAATTGTGCTGTCTGCTCTAATTGGAAATAAAAACATGGAATCAAATTAACGATTTACAGAGGACACACACGCATGTAGTTAAGTGTTATTGTGAGGAAGGGAAAAACGGTTAATTCATCAAGGGAAGTGTTATTGTGGTTGGTTTGTTAGAGAAACAGAAAACGGAAACAGAGGCAAAAGAAAGCGATGATGGAAGGGAGTGGTGTTTGTGGGATCAAGCGGGCCTGAACCTTTGCCTACAGGAATGGCAAGTGATCTCCATGCACGTCGAATCCACCTGTCTCGTCGCGCGTTCCTTGATCCTCTCAGCTCGCTCTACCTCCTCCCTTGCACGCTCCCACATTTGCCGCGCACGTGCGAACTCCGACTGCGCCATCTCCATCTCGCGCCGCGTCAGCTCCCGCATACGCTCCGCGTAAGCTTTCTCCAACGCCGCCAGCCGGATTT contains:
- the LOC114175515 gene encoding glucuronoxylan 4-O-methyltransferase 2, coding for MPPDVLHFRPLLSPLVHFSPSLTSRAQENHTCCVHKYWQGRKGMNLTKKKLIPILVLILSIISILRLLSLNVKTSPFSTGLSALFPAPQHNCSSSPLSTCNKIASHTPNTTTTLTEKEFRVLSDLIALKSPCNLLIFGFQPQYLTLSNMNAAGSTIFLDDDPDKISKARINSNNTQIYRFEYNMPTKAGYKLLKHARQNPAACVPDPRFLQKSKCKLALGNLPLQVYEKKWDVMVVDGPSGDSPESPGRMGSIYTTSVLARAGNASDVIVHDVDRIIEKWFSWEFLCDENLLYSKGKLWHFRIRGLSNSTTFCPVQAGI
- the LOC114177471 gene encoding zinc finger protein SHOOT GRAVITROPISM 5; the encoded protein is MEDEVNRELDLLPPSRSDSSLLRLRSAVSSSSTTDCGGAPSLDLQLSISVRPPAAMLMCDGVEALKWQAAEQIRLAALEKAYAERMRELTRREMEMAQSEFARARQMWERAREEVERAERIKERATRQVDSTCMEITCHSCRQRFRPA